In Clostridium sp. DL-VIII, the following proteins share a genomic window:
- a CDS encoding nucleotidyltransferase family protein, with the protein MKINLILLAAGNSNRFKGNKLLATVNNKPMYMNIMEKVLKINFNKIILVTKYEEIKEALLERNVEVIMNYNNELGISHSIKLGIQKYQDVDAYMFMVCDQPFITLDSIKALIDLYMKSNKGLACLQYGDNLGNPAIFSKKYKNDLINLNGDIGGKYIINRNLDDLVRFEIHDKLEITDIDTRKELENIKQIEIN; encoded by the coding sequence ATGAAAATAAATTTGATTTTATTGGCAGCAGGTAATAGTAATAGATTTAAAGGAAATAAATTACTAGCTACAGTTAATAATAAACCAATGTATATGAATATTATGGAGAAGGTTTTAAAAATAAATTTTAATAAAATTATATTAGTTACTAAGTATGAAGAAATTAAGGAGGCCTTGCTAGAGCGTAATGTAGAAGTGATCATGAATTATAATAATGAACTTGGAATATCTCATTCAATTAAACTTGGAATACAGAAATATCAGGATGTAGATGCTTATATGTTTATGGTATGCGATCAACCATTTATAACCTTGGATAGCATAAAAGCATTAATAGATTTATATATGAAAAGTAATAAGGGATTAGCTTGTTTACAATATGGAGACAATTTAGGAAACCCAGCTATTTTTTCAAAAAAGTATAAAAATGATTTGATAAACTTAAATGGAGACATTGGCGGGAAGTATATAATAAATAGAAATTTAGATGATTTAGTAAGATTTGAAATTCATGATAAATTGGAGATAACAGATATTGATACAAGAAAAGAATTAGAGAATATAAAACAAATAGAGATAAATTAA
- a CDS encoding FAD binding domain-containing protein: protein MFTIKNYVVAENLEQAYELNQKKNNTILGGIAWLKMGNRNIDTAIDLSKLGLDKIEEDEEAFKIGCMCTLRDLEVHKTLNSYFNGAITKSLIHIVGVQFRNCATIGGSIYSRFGFSDILTVLTALDAYVELYKGGIIHLDVYKDMQYDNDILLRIIIKKDSRLVSYLTHRMSATDIPTLAVAVSRNEGKWRVVLGARPQKAMSVKHSEEILSEIPSREEIESLLNRIIKNVKFESNMRGSKEYRQILAKVLVNRAIEEITGGTYAN from the coding sequence TTGTTTACGATTAAGAATTATGTGGTAGCAGAAAACCTAGAGCAGGCTTATGAGCTAAATCAGAAAAAGAATAATACTATTTTAGGCGGGATAGCTTGGCTCAAAATGGGAAATCGTAATATTGATACAGCAATTGATTTATCTAAACTTGGACTAGATAAGATTGAAGAAGATGAGGAAGCTTTTAAAATAGGATGCATGTGCACATTAAGAGATTTAGAAGTACATAAAACTTTAAATTCTTATTTCAATGGTGCAATAACTAAATCATTAATTCATATAGTTGGAGTACAATTTAGAAATTGTGCAACTATTGGCGGAAGTATTTATTCACGTTTTGGTTTTTCTGATATTTTAACAGTATTAACGGCTTTAGATGCTTATGTAGAGCTTTATAAAGGCGGGATAATTCATTTAGATGTATATAAGGATATGCAATATGATAATGATATTTTATTAAGAATAATAATAAAAAAAGATTCTAGATTAGTATCATATTTAACACATAGAATGAGTGCAACAGATATTCCAACATTAGCAGTTGCGGTTTCCAGAAATGAAGGTAAATGGAGAGTAGTATTAGGTGCCAGACCTCAGAAGGCAATGTCAGTCAAGCATTCAGAAGAGATACTCAGTGAAATTCCAAGTAGAGAAGAAATTGAGTCTTTATTGAACAGAATAATTAAAAATGTTAAATTTGAAAGCAATATGAGAGGAAGCAAAGAATATAGACAAATTCTAGCTAAAGTACTTGTTAACAGAGCAATAGAGGAAATCACGGGAGGCACTTATGCAAATTAA
- a CDS encoding acyl-CoA dehydratase activase: protein MKGCTLGIDSGSTTTKGVVFDGRNIIKKVIIKTSAKPKESIYKIYKELYSEEVKYTIATGYGRDLLKETDKTVTEITCHAQGAAFLNPTIRGVIDIGGQDSKAILLDNSLNVIDFVMNDKCAAGTGRFVEVMMRILEEDIDNIDEFVKDKNPVNISSMCTVFAESEIISLLAKDVDRGDIASGIIHSVCKRTANFAQKLNLDQDIFFSGGLAASEIFRATLEEYLNKKVITNVLSQYAGAIGAAVIGYKKIESQSKK, encoded by the coding sequence ATGAAGGGATGTACTCTAGGGATTGATTCGGGATCAACAACTACTAAGGGTGTGGTATTTGATGGCAGGAATATTATCAAAAAAGTTATTATTAAAACTTCAGCAAAACCAAAGGAAAGTATCTATAAAATTTATAAGGAACTTTATTCTGAAGAGGTTAAATATACTATAGCTACAGGGTATGGCAGAGATTTATTAAAAGAGACTGATAAAACTGTTACTGAAATAACCTGTCATGCTCAGGGAGCAGCTTTCTTAAATCCAACTATTAGAGGTGTTATAGATATTGGCGGGCAGGATTCAAAAGCTATTTTGCTAGATAACTCTTTGAATGTTATAGATTTTGTAATGAATGATAAATGTGCTGCTGGAACTGGTAGATTTGTTGAGGTTATGATGAGAATTTTAGAAGAAGATATTGATAATATTGATGAATTTGTTAAGGATAAAAACCCAGTAAATATATCTAGCATGTGTACTGTTTTTGCAGAAAGTGAAATTATCAGCCTTTTGGCAAAAGATGTGGATAGGGGAGATATTGCTTCTGGGATTATCCATTCCGTTTGTAAGAGAACAGCTAATTTTGCACAAAAACTTAATTTAGATCAGGATATATTCTTTAGTGGAGGCTTGGCAGCTTCAGAAATATTTAGAGCAACCCTTGAAGAATATCTTAACAAAAAAGTAATAACAAATGTTTTAAGCCAATATGCTGGTGCAATTGGTGCAGCGGTTATTGGTTATAAAAAGATTGAGTCACAATCAAAAAAATAG
- the selD gene encoding selenide, water dikinase SelD, with translation MTKNIKLTSLVKTSGCAAKIGPGVLHNVLSNLPKFENPNLLVGFDTNDDACVYKINDNTVAIQTVDFFPPMVDDPYTFGQIAAANALSDIYAMGGNPAVAMNLLCFPSCLDTSVMREILAGGYDKVKEAGAVIAGGHTISDPTPKYGLCVSGFAHPSEILSNSNAKSGDLLVLTKPLGIGIMNTAAKAELLSESKIKEVTSIMSTLNKYAKECTKGLDVHSCTDITGFSLVGHSYEMASGSNKTIEVFSECVPVIDEALDYAKMGIIPEGMYNNLDYLKDKFKLASNIAQELQDVLIDPQTSGGLLISLPENDAKEFLSRIESFTSDARIIGQVIDKSDKHIIIK, from the coding sequence ATGACCAAGAATATAAAACTTACCAGCCTGGTTAAAACTTCAGGATGTGCTGCTAAAATAGGTCCAGGTGTTCTTCATAATGTTTTGAGTAACCTGCCTAAATTTGAAAATCCCAATTTACTTGTAGGATTTGATACTAATGATGATGCATGTGTATATAAAATTAATGATAATACAGTAGCAATTCAGACAGTAGATTTTTTCCCGCCAATGGTTGATGATCCATACACCTTTGGGCAAATTGCAGCTGCTAATGCTCTTAGTGACATTTATGCAATGGGAGGGAATCCTGCAGTAGCCATGAATTTACTTTGTTTTCCGTCCTGTTTAGATACATCAGTTATGAGAGAAATACTTGCTGGTGGATATGACAAGGTTAAAGAAGCAGGAGCAGTAATTGCTGGAGGACATACAATATCAGATCCTACTCCTAAATATGGACTTTGTGTAAGCGGATTTGCACATCCAAGTGAAATACTTTCAAATAGTAATGCAAAATCTGGAGATTTGCTGGTACTCACAAAACCATTAGGTATTGGAATAATGAATACTGCTGCAAAAGCAGAATTACTAAGTGAAAGTAAAATCAAAGAAGTTACCTCTATAATGTCCACACTAAACAAATATGCTAAAGAGTGTACAAAAGGGCTTGATGTACACTCATGTACTGACATAACTGGCTTCAGTTTAGTTGGTCATAGTTATGAGATGGCAAGTGGAAGTAATAAAACAATAGAAGTTTTTAGTGAGTGTGTGCCTGTTATAGATGAGGCACTAGATTATGCGAAGATGGGGATTATACCAGAAGGAATGTACAATAATCTTGATTATTTGAAAGATAAGTTTAAGTTGGCTTCAAATATTGCACAAGAACTGCAGGATGTGTTAATAGATCCGCAGACTTCAGGTGGGTTACTGATCTCACTTCCAGAAAATGATGCTAAAGAGTTTTTGTCAAGAATTGAATCATTTACTTCTGATGCAAGAATTATTGGGCAGGTTATTGATAAAAGCGATAAACATATAATTATAAAATAG
- the yedF gene encoding sulfurtransferase-like selenium metabolism protein YedF, translating to MNKIINAKGKECPIPVIMAKKEIDNGNRNFTIEVDNNIAVQNLQKLANSQSLLIDIQEENNIFKVKFINKDNECIECNEMLNEFEENKNQTGSWSVFVGKEIIGAGNEELGKSLMKMFFYTIAEASDLPKSILFMNDGVKVPTLNEQAIEHLKDLETKGVEILTCGACLNFYKLENELKAGKVSNMYDITNAMKESSKVITL from the coding sequence ATGAATAAGATAATTAATGCTAAAGGAAAGGAATGTCCAATTCCAGTAATAATGGCAAAAAAAGAAATAGATAATGGAAATAGAAATTTTACAATTGAAGTTGATAATAATATTGCGGTGCAAAATTTACAAAAGTTGGCCAATAGTCAAAGCTTATTAATAGATATACAAGAAGAAAATAATATATTTAAAGTTAAGTTTATAAATAAAGATAATGAATGTATAGAATGCAATGAAATGTTGAATGAATTTGAAGAAAATAAAAATCAAACAGGAAGTTGGTCCGTTTTTGTTGGAAAAGAAATTATCGGTGCTGGAAATGAGGAACTTGGAAAATCACTAATGAAAATGTTCTTCTATACAATAGCAGAAGCTAGTGATTTACCTAAATCAATTTTATTTATGAATGATGGAGTAAAGGTTCCAACACTAAATGAACAGGCAATAGAGCATCTGAAAGATCTTGAAACAAAGGGTGTTGAAATTTTAACTTGCGGAGCATGCCTTAACTTTTACAAGTTAGAAAATGAGCTGAAGGCAGGAAAAGTAAGTAATATGTATGACATAACAAATGCAATGAAAGAATCGTCAAAAGTTATTACATTATAA
- a CDS encoding double-cubane-cluster-containing anaerobic reductase gives MELQKNLPEIFEEFADGRRNAFIKAKELKDKDIPLIGVFCTYFPQEIALAMGAATVSLCATSDETIADAEQDLPRNLCPLIKSSYGFAKTDKCPFFFFSDLVVGETTCDGKKKMYEYLSDFKPVHVMELPNSQSEAGLRLWKNEIIKLKSILEEMFNVKISEDDIRKAIKIKNNERKALKRFYEIGKREPVAMLGQDIFKVINGTTFSFDKEQIPKQMNELIEKINSEYETKKKYESKPRILITGCPIGGAAEKVIKAIEDNGAYVVAFENCSVAKAVDELVDEENPDVYDALSRKYLSIGCSCMSPNPNRIKLLNKMIDEYKVDAVVDVILTACHTYNVETLSIKRFVNNEKNKPYMSVETDFSTNDIGQLNTRMAAFIEML, from the coding sequence ATGGAGTTACAAAAAAATTTACCAGAAATATTTGAAGAATTTGCAGATGGTAGAAGGAATGCTTTTATTAAAGCCAAGGAACTAAAAGATAAAGATATACCGCTAATAGGTGTATTTTGTACTTACTTCCCACAGGAAATAGCATTAGCTATGGGGGCTGCTACCGTTTCACTATGTGCAACCTCTGATGAAACTATTGCCGATGCTGAGCAGGATCTTCCACGTAATTTATGTCCATTAATTAAATCCAGTTATGGGTTTGCAAAAACTGATAAATGTCCATTCTTTTTCTTTTCAGATTTAGTTGTTGGAGAAACAACTTGTGATGGTAAAAAGAAAATGTATGAATATCTTTCGGATTTTAAACCAGTGCATGTTATGGAACTTCCAAATTCTCAAAGTGAAGCAGGACTTAGACTATGGAAAAATGAAATTATTAAATTAAAATCAATTTTAGAGGAAATGTTTAATGTAAAGATAAGTGAAGATGATATACGAAAAGCAATTAAAATAAAAAATAATGAACGTAAGGCCTTAAAGAGATTTTATGAGATTGGTAAAAGAGAGCCAGTTGCAATGCTAGGTCAAGATATATTTAAAGTTATAAATGGAACAACTTTTAGTTTTGATAAAGAGCAAATCCCAAAGCAAATGAACGAGCTGATTGAAAAAATTAATTCAGAATATGAAACTAAAAAGAAATATGAATCTAAACCACGTATATTAATTACTGGATGCCCTATTGGTGGTGCGGCTGAAAAAGTAATTAAAGCAATTGAAGATAATGGAGCTTATGTAGTTGCTTTTGAAAATTGCAGTGTTGCAAAAGCTGTTGATGAATTAGTAGATGAAGAAAATCCAGACGTTTATGATGCGCTCTCTCGTAAATATTTATCAATCGGATGCTCGTGTATGAGTCCTAATCCTAATAGGATTAAACTGCTCAATAAAATGATTGATGAATATAAGGTAGATGCAGTAGTGGATGTAATATTAACTGCCTGCCATACATATAACGTAGAAACTTTATCAATTAAGAGATTTGTAAATAATGAAAAAAATAAACCATATATGAGTGTTGAAACTGATTTTTCTACTAACGATATAGGGCAGCTAAATACAAGGATGGCTGCATTTATAGAAATGCTTTAA
- a CDS encoding xanthine dehydrogenase family protein subunit M: protein MSYKYIKPQTIQEVVSTMQQYPDYHLLAGGTDLLVKMKLGRIESGTFVDISDLNELKQITVHNNTITIGAAVTHSQISSSADIIELAPALAAASASVGSPQIRNRGTVGGNCGNASPAGDTIPALLAYHAVVNVNGPQGVRTIPLNEFFMGPGRTVLKSGEFILSFSFSMQQPGQGSAFEKLGKRKALAISIINIASFISVDADKIITQARIAMGSVAPTPIRITEIESILVGKKFTDKIIIEAAQVAADNIKPIDDVRSEAEYRKKMASILTQRTLENIRTQKFINII, encoded by the coding sequence ATGAGTTATAAATATATAAAACCACAAACAATTCAAGAGGTTGTTAGTACTATGCAACAATATCCGGACTACCATTTGCTAGCTGGAGGCACTGATTTGTTGGTAAAAATGAAATTAGGACGTATCGAATCTGGCACTTTTGTTGATATAAGTGATTTAAATGAATTGAAACAGATTACGGTACATAATAATACAATAACTATTGGTGCGGCAGTTACGCATTCACAGATTTCCAGTTCAGCTGATATTATTGAGTTGGCACCTGCACTTGCAGCAGCATCAGCATCTGTAGGTTCGCCACAAATTCGTAATAGAGGTACTGTTGGAGGCAATTGTGGCAATGCTTCACCTGCAGGTGATACTATTCCAGCTTTACTTGCCTATCATGCCGTTGTTAATGTCAATGGACCTCAAGGTGTTAGAACAATCCCACTTAATGAATTTTTTATGGGTCCTGGGAGAACTGTACTTAAATCAGGTGAATTCATACTAAGTTTTTCATTCAGTATGCAGCAGCCAGGCCAAGGAAGTGCTTTTGAAAAACTTGGCAAGCGAAAAGCACTGGCTATCTCGATTATAAATATAGCTTCTTTTATTTCAGTGGATGCAGACAAAATAATAACTCAAGCAAGAATTGCAATGGGTTCTGTGGCTCCTACACCTATTAGGATAACTGAAATTGAAAGCATATTAGTAGGGAAAAAATTTACTGATAAGATAATAATTGAAGCAGCACAGGTTGCTGCGGATAATATAAAGCCTATTGATGATGTACGTTCAGAAGCTGAATATCGTAAAAAAATGGCATCAATATTAACACAAAGAACATTAGAAAATATTCGAACTCAGAAATTCATAAATATTATTTAA
- a CDS encoding 2Fe-2S iron-sulfur cluster-binding protein, translating into MQIKLWINNKLFEDDIQADMLLIDYLRSKGFYSVKRGCETANCGLCTVHLEGRPILSCSTLVMKVNGFHVTTLEGLQDEAEEFGAFMADQGAEQCGFCSPGFVMNILAMKKELKNPTEEEIKQYLVGNLCRCTGYMSQLRAVKKYLNM; encoded by the coding sequence ATGCAAATTAAATTATGGATAAATAATAAGTTGTTTGAAGATGATATACAGGCTGATATGCTGCTAATTGATTATTTAAGAAGCAAGGGCTTTTATAGTGTTAAAAGAGGATGTGAAACTGCAAATTGTGGTTTATGTACTGTACATCTAGAAGGAAGACCAATTTTATCTTGCAGCACTTTAGTCATGAAGGTAAATGGATTTCATGTAACAACACTTGAAGGGCTGCAAGATGAGGCAGAAGAATTTGGTGCATTTATGGCGGATCAAGGAGCAGAACAATGTGGATTCTGTAGTCCAGGTTTTGTAATGAATATTTTAGCAATGAAGAAAGAACTGAAAAATCCAACTGAAGAAGAAATTAAACAATATCTTGTAGGAAATTTGTGCCGATGCACAGGATATATGAGCCAGTTAAGAGCAGTGAAAAAATATTTGAATATGTAG
- the yqeB gene encoding selenium-dependent molybdenum cofactor biosynthesis protein YqeB: MIILIKGAGDLATGVAHRLKMSGFNVIMTEIKEPTTVRRTVAFSQAVYDKEVEVEGIKAKFAEGLDGVKKTIENGEIPIIIDEKAEIIKELKPNVVIDAIIAKENLGTTIGEAPIVIALGPGFEAGIDCHCVIETQRGHYLGKAIYKGSAIPNTGVPGNIGGYTKERIIRAASDGKIMPVSKIGDYVEKGDIVAYVNQKPIFAQLNGIVRGMLQKGVEVHKGMKSGDIDPRCEKDHCFTISDKARSIGGGVLEAIFHLSSIVKH, encoded by the coding sequence ATGATTATACTTATAAAAGGTGCAGGAGATTTAGCAACAGGAGTTGCTCATAGATTAAAAATGAGTGGTTTTAATGTTATTATGACAGAAATTAAAGAGCCTACCACAGTTAGACGAACAGTTGCTTTTTCTCAGGCTGTATATGATAAGGAAGTAGAAGTGGAAGGAATTAAAGCAAAATTTGCAGAAGGATTAGATGGAGTTAAAAAGACTATTGAAAATGGAGAAATTCCAATAATAATAGATGAAAAAGCAGAAATAATAAAAGAACTAAAACCTAATGTAGTAATAGATGCAATTATTGCAAAAGAAAATTTAGGAACTACAATCGGAGAAGCACCAATTGTAATTGCACTTGGGCCAGGATTTGAGGCAGGAATCGATTGTCATTGTGTTATAGAGACACAAAGAGGTCATTATTTAGGGAAAGCAATATATAAGGGAAGTGCTATACCTAATACTGGAGTTCCAGGAAATATTGGAGGGTATACAAAGGAAAGAATAATAAGAGCTGCAAGTGATGGCAAAATAATGCCGGTATCTAAAATAGGTGATTATGTAGAAAAGGGTGACATTGTAGCCTATGTAAACCAAAAACCAATTTTCGCTCAGTTAAATGGAATAGTACGTGGAATGCTGCAAAAAGGGGTAGAAGTACATAAGGGAATGAAGAGCGGAGATATAGATCCAAGATGTGAAAAAGATCATTGTTTTACAATTTCGGATAAGGCTAGATCTATTGGAGGAGGGGTGTTGGAGGCAATTTTTCACCTGAGTTCTATAGTTAAGCATTAA
- a CDS encoding methyl-accepting chemotaxis protein, with the protein MEELNNNENEIISCLIKAIPIFQKLLHIDSAFVITDKEKILYYRPGKEVDTKLSLGAPINKKSGLYKCQQMGEKIALNLPKEVYGIPIKTCAMPIKGENGSIIGAFSIGLSIDTQEKLYESAQIIADTSEEINATTEEAASTAIKLAEDLESLKNYGENMMVEVEKTSEILRFVNEIATSSNLLGLNAAIEAARAGEQGRGFTVVAKEIRKMADNSAKSVKDIAEILKSIENNVSSITKTLLNTAQLGDAQAAITEEISASMQQLASTALELEKISEVI; encoded by the coding sequence GTGGAAGAATTAAATAATAATGAAAATGAAATCATTAGTTGTTTGATTAAGGCTATTCCTATTTTTCAAAAACTTTTACATATAGATAGTGCATTTGTAATAACTGATAAGGAAAAGATTTTATATTATCGTCCAGGTAAAGAGGTTGATACAAAATTATCTTTAGGAGCACCGATTAACAAGAAGTCTGGATTGTATAAATGTCAACAGATGGGTGAAAAGATAGCATTAAATTTACCGAAAGAGGTTTATGGAATTCCTATAAAGACATGCGCTATGCCTATAAAAGGAGAAAATGGATCTATAATAGGAGCTTTTAGTATAGGGCTAAGCATTGATACTCAAGAAAAATTGTATGAATCGGCTCAAATAATTGCTGATACATCAGAAGAAATAAATGCTACAACAGAAGAAGCGGCATCTACAGCTATTAAACTTGCAGAAGACTTAGAATCTCTGAAAAATTATGGAGAAAATATGATGGTTGAAGTTGAAAAAACATCTGAAATATTGCGCTTTGTTAATGAAATTGCTACAAGTTCCAATCTTCTTGGTCTAAATGCAGCAATTGAAGCTGCACGTGCAGGTGAGCAAGGACGCGGATTTACAGTAGTAGCTAAGGAAATAAGGAAAATGGCAGACAATAGTGCAAAATCAGTAAAAGATATAGCAGAAATACTTAAATCAATTGAAAATAATGTCTCAAGTATTACTAAAACTTTATTAAACACAGCTCAATTAGGAGATGCCCAAGCAGCTATTACAGAAGAAATATCTGCATCAATGCAGCAGCTTGCATCTACAGCATTAGAATTAGAAAAAATTTCTGAAGTTATATAA
- a CDS encoding HD domain-containing protein: MLPTLPEILDIYTEKKLPSTVVEHSIAVAYVAVSIAKCIISSQGLTLDIQALTAGGLLHDVEKFQPNHAARAAELVTRLGYSSLAPMIATHMDLVFHEYDPLNESAILYLADKICKGSKFVTLEKRLEESIQTYGDLSRIRGRFSTAFAIREKVLELVDIEYVPLKELIMWKIIKKYTMRGRLYEL, translated from the coding sequence ATGCTACCTACATTACCAGAAATTTTAGATATTTATACAGAAAAAAAGCTCCCAAGCACTGTTGTTGAACATAGTATAGCAGTTGCTTATGTTGCAGTTAGTATTGCAAAATGTATTATATCAAGTCAAGGTTTAACACTTGACATACAAGCTTTGACAGCTGGAGGGCTGCTTCACGATGTTGAAAAATTTCAGCCTAATCATGCAGCAAGGGCAGCGGAACTTGTTACAAGGTTAGGCTATTCTTCTTTGGCACCAATGATAGCTACTCATATGGATCTTGTTTTCCATGAATATGATCCATTGAATGAATCAGCGATTTTATATTTAGCAGATAAAATATGCAAGGGTTCCAAATTTGTTACTTTGGAAAAGCGTTTAGAAGAAAGCATTCAAACATATGGAGATTTATCTAGAATTCGCGGAAGGTTTTCTACAGCATTTGCAATACGTGAGAAAGTTTTGGAATTAGTAGATATAGAATATGTTCCTTTGAAAGAATTAATAATGTGGAAAATAATCAAAAAATATACAATGAGAGGGAGATTATATGAGTTATAA